CTCCTTGCCTGTGCCGGTGAGAGGCAGCCCAGCTGAGGCCCTAGAGATGACCCTGGTCTAGCCCAGTCTCCAGGGAGCAGAGTGGAGGCCGGTGCCTAAACGGGGCTTCCCCAGGGTATAAGCCCCCCTCACCCTTTCTCAAGTGTTAGCAGTATCTTCTGTCCCCACTTGTCAGCCTGTAGGGTCATGGAGAGCTGCTTCCTCCTAGAGGGAAATCCCGTCTTACTGTCAACGCACTGTGGAGAAGGCAGGTTCTTCCCCATGTTCCAGATTCTCACACCAAGAAAATGCTCTCTAATCAAAACGTCTCATGCTGGGGTCCATTCTGACCTCAGACTCAATCACTTCCCGGCTCTGTTACTCAAAAGGAGATcgtcttgaaattttaaaagataactaaaatatttcattgcaATTATTAACTCGGTGAAGGGCTTTTGCTCAGTTCCAAATTCCTAACTAGGCTTCATTTAAAGGCCCCAGAGGCACCAAGTGACAGTTTTAACCCGGGTCATCAATTCGAAAGCACTGGAGAGTCTAAGAGAGCACATACAATaagtcccccaccccacccccgcagtCATTATGtagaaaagcaagagagaaaatccCCTCCTCACCCCGCGGGCCCCTTTTGTGTTGTTCCTGCCAACGCAGCAGGCCTCCTGCTATATAGACGCGCGCGCTGGAGGCCCATCACTGACCTCCATCCACCAGCCATGGGGAAGGTGAGCCCAGCGCGGCCCCAGGCCCGGAGGGACCCCCGCACGCTGGGCCGGGGGCCAGGCCTCTgagcctctccctcccttgcctTGCAGATCACCTTCTACGAGGACCGGGGCTTCCAGGGCCGCCACTACGAGTGCAGCGGCGACCACCCGAACCTGCAGCCCTACTTCAGCCGCTGCAACTCCATCCGCGTGGACAGCGGCTGCTGGATGCTGTATGAGCAGCCCAACTACGCGGGCTGCCAGTACTTCCTGCGGCGCGGGGACTACCCCGACTACCAGCAGTGGCTGGGCCTCAGCGACTCGGTCCGCTCCTGCCGCCTCATCCCGCACGTGAGTCCCGCGCCCCCGGGCCCACGGGGCCCTCCCGCCACGTCGGCCTCCAGATGGGGCGCGCAGAGCGCAGATGGCAGCCCCGTGCAGCTGGCTCTGTGTTCTCCTCTCCTTGCGCATATCTCTAAGGTTATCCTCCACGGAAAATGTGGTGCAGTGCTTTTAATTTAAAGGTTTATTGTGCTTCGCTAAAATTAAACTCCCGCTACAGGGAAAAAGCAGTGCAGTAGCTCGAAGTGTCCGTGCGACAGGTGATGAGTGAGCAGCGGGTTGATACCGGTTCATCAGGGCCTGGGCTAGTTCCTCCCGCCACTTCTCTCGATCTctccatctgtaaactggggCCAATAAAAGTAGCTAATTCGTAGGGTTGGAATAAGGATGAAAGGAGAGTACCTAGCACATGGCGAGCCACCCCTTCCCCTAAATATGAACGATTCTTATTAAGAACATCAAGTCCCGCTTTTTGTTCAGTCAAAACAGGTAACCGACGATGGGATTCCGGCAGCTCCTGCAAAACGCACTGTTCCCCAAATCAAGCCCAGCAGCCTGAAATCCCACCGCTGGGGATTCTCTCATCTGACTCTGACACAGTCCTGTGGAAAATGTACCACTTTTGCAAAGTGTGAAACCCCCTCCGGGGGTGTAATGCCTTGATGGACCCTGACGGGCAGGAGGAGCCTGAAAATCCGGGCTTCTCCTTTCGCGTGCAGACTTTCCTAATTACAGACTGAGCNNNNNNNNNNNNNNNNNNNNNNNNNNNNNNNNNNNNNNNNNNNNNNNNNNNNNNNNNNNNNNNNNNNNNNNNNNNNNNNNNNNNNNNNNNNNNNNNNNNNctatcccattcccccacccccctcccctatgaagcccccagtttgtttctcagggttaGGGTTATTGCTACCAGTCTGTGACTTCACCTGAAGGAGAAGCAACTTGACTTCCTTTCCCACTAGCTTCTAATACTGTTgagattaaaaattataactttcttttccagggatctttttaaaaaatttatttaaatatctaattatttttatgccATCCAAGGTTCACTTCAGTCCACTATAAGCCCATAGAGGTGAgctacatacaaatatatatatatatatatatatagttatagttatatataattacTTAAGAATGATACTAATTAGGATCAGCATGTATGATTCAAATAGGTTGTGGCCCTAGAAACTCTAGAGAGCACCATGCATAGTTTGATCTAGGCAAATGACACCTTCTTCAGTTTTGCAGTATACAACTTATTCCACTGTATGCAGCTGCCCTGGTGTTGGCTATCTTTAAAATTTGTCATCTttgatatagaaaagaaaaagaaatatccaggCCCGTGGTGGGGTGTATGACTGGTTGCTAAGGTCCGGGTTTTCTGACTTTTCCTCATCTGCTGATTGCTGAACCCACAGACCAGCTCCCACAGAATCAGGATCTACGAGCGAGAGGACTACAGGGGCCAGATGGTAGAGATCACCGAGGACTGCTCCTCGCTCCATGACCGCTTCCACTTCAGTGAGATCCACTCCTTCCACGTGCTGGAGGGCTACTGGGTCCTCTACGAGCTGCCCAACTACCGGGGGCGCCAGTACCTGCTGAGACCGGGGGACTACAGGCGCTACCACGACTGGGGGGCCACGAGTGCCCGAGTGGGCTCATTGAGGAGAGCCGTGGATtactattgaaatatttttactctACCCTGTTCTCTAtctgaaaactaataaaatatttcctgtgtgTTTGATGCAATTATGTGGTCCCGTTTTCCTTTTAGGCTCAGCAGATAGCAAGCTGAGAATAACGTGGATTTGCTTACACATATCAGTGGAAAGGGTGATATGGGGTAGCAATTAAGAGCACAGATTCTGGAGCCCAAATGCCTGGTCCAAATCCTTACTAGCTATAGGTCTTGGGACAAGTTCCTTAgcatttctgtgcctcagtttcccaactAATAAAACACAGGGTAAGTCTCTCATTACATGTCTTCATCTCACAAGGTTTGGAttacataagtttttttttttttaaagattttatttgacagagacagagacagccagcgagagagggaacacaagcagggggagtgggagaggaagaagcaggctcatagcggaggagcctgatgtgggcctcgatcccataacgctgggatcgcgccctgagccaaaggcagatgcttaacgactgcgccacccaggcgccccgaattacatgagtttttatttttttttttttaaagattttatttatttatttgacagagatagagacagccagcgagagagggaacacaagctgggggagtgggagaggaagaagcaggctcatagcagaggagcctgatgtgggggctcgatcccacaacgccgggatcacgccctgagccgaaggcagatgcttaaccgctgtgccacccaggcgcccccatgagtttttattttaaagtcactgACATAGTTTAGCTTTGCATACAGTAGTTTCTAGGAAGCTGTTCTGTAAGCTTGTTGGCGAGACATCTGGTCACCTTCTTGGTACTCTTTCTTAGTAGATGTCCCTTTTGGAGATTGCATTATGTGGAGCAGCTAAGTGAAGTTGTCTCTGGGGGGGATAGAGTTAGATAAGTAAATCTGGTAAGATAACTGTGTCTGATATGTCTTAGGTCAAAAATATGTGACTGGATGAACAGATCTATTATTTATGTACCCAGAGCATAAATATAAGGACCAAGTGTCACCTTAGTAAACAGTCCAAAGGACTCTTCCAAACATTTTTCTACGtaggagaggaacagagaactCAGCAGTGCATGCGAGTATAAGAATGGGCAcagaacagaagagggaatgaaccatgagagactatggactctgggaaacaaactgagggtttcagaggggagggggtaggggattgggagaggctggtgatgggtattaaggagggcacatattgcatggagcactgggtgttatgcgcaagtaatgaatcatggaacattacatcaaaaactagggatatactatatggtgactaacataacattataaaaaattattattaaaaaaatgagcacagAGTGACAAAAGTAAAGGTGGGTGGTGCatgatcaggaaaataaaatgcaatcacGCCAAGTTCATAAACCTGTTATAGGCCAGGCTGATGTTGTCTCCTAACTTGGATCAATCTTTATTACATCTAGTTTATGTATGAGCATTTGATAATAATGATggcactaaaaaagaaaaaaaaaaaaagaaacttacgGAGACTATTCATCTAATTGAGTTCAAAATTTTTTTGCAGGCAGATGAAGTTCCTCAAATGGAATCTACATAGGTATTCTAGAACACCACaagattttaagtgaaaatactAGACTTCTCAATTTTAGATGTATCGTGTacatgagaaaaaacaaattgcTTCCCAACTTAGGGGGTTGCCTTATGGTGAGAATGGCAACATCTTGATGAAACAGGGCCTTGGGGAGCTGCAGGGCCACGATTATGACAGAACCACTGCAAGtgattttctatttgaaaaaaaaaaaaaacagagagagagagagaaagggaatttgTTCCGCTAGGAAATGCGTTGTTTCCCAAACCTCGAACATTAGAGGAATAACGTAGTCAGATTATTTATGCCTAACGTTTTATTTCCCTACCACCCATGCATGCTCCAAGGTATGTGGAGAATCTCTAAGGACACTTAGGTCCGTGCTGCCCAAGACAACAGTCGCTGGCACACGGCACCTCTGAACACTTGAAACGAGGCTCGTCCAAAACGAAGCTGTGTcctaagtgtaaaatacacaccagacaTCAAAGACTTAGCATAGCAAATAGAGTGCAAAAGATCTCATCATTTTTCATGTGCATTTAATGCTGAAATGATAATGGTTTGATCTATTATTaagttaattttatctgtttctttaaaccattttaatGTGGCTCCTAGAAAATGTAAGGGCACCTTTGTGCTTCTCATTACATGTCTATTGAGCAGACACCCAGGCTGGAAAGATGAGCTGTAATTCGTGTTCAGATACAGCTCAGCCTGAAACTGAGTGATATAAAGCCTGAAAATGAAGAGATGGCAGAGAACACGTTTAAGTTTTATATAGTCATCAAACGTTCATTCTCTCATGAGGGGATACTCAATGAAGTTATCACTGTCACCTCTCGGACAGAGGCAGTGGGGGATGGGTCTTAGCCTTGTCTCCTCACGTGGCTGTTCCACTCACTACACTGAGCTGAAGTTCTGACAACAAACTGAACGATCCTCCATTCTACAGGCATGAGTTCTTTCtctactccctctccctgttcGGTGATGGCCCTTCAATGACAGCAGTTTCATTCTGGAAGCCAACATGTTTGCTTCCCCTTCTAGATTCTATACttcttggggcgcccgggtggctcagttggttagcatctgccttaggctcaggtcatgatcccagggtcctgggatggagccccacgttcatgctctctgctcagtggggagtctgcttctccctctccctctccctctgtgctctctctctttcaaatgaataaataaaatcttaataaataaataaacttctagAGCTAGGGAAGCTGTCTCAAACATATCTGTATCTTCTGAAGGATCTAGCAGGGTGTGCTTACTACAAAGCTGGCCCGGTGATGCTGAGTGAACACATTCATAAAGGGAGAAAGTATATGTGAACCAGTGGTTTCTGCAGAGTGGATCAGAGATTTACACGTTCAACATTCTTTTCTGGAGACAGTACCTCGACctaagggagggaagaagggtaaATCTAAATGTCCTAGGTGGCCAGGAAGGAACGGGAATGTGAGGAGCTGCTGGAACACAGTAACTGGGGCTGGTGGCGTTTGCGATCAAATGGAAAGTCATGTCCCACCTAAAGGCATTATGACTCAGCAAGGTGAAAACACATGGGAAATGTGACCCAGCTGAACCTGAGGGCTGCTCCTTGGCCACCTCTGCACAGACACAAACTACCCTAAAAAGAATGCTTCAGGCAAAAAAGAGACAGGTTTTCATAAAGGTCATCTTTGGGAGTCAGCCCTTTAAATCCCACCACAGTCTGGTGGCTGTGGGATGTCTGGTGGCTGTGGGATGTCCCTTTACTATGGCTGATTTCTCATGTGTTCAATGCATTATCCACAGAGACCAAATAGAACTGCGCTCTCTATGTTAAAAGCAAAAGTTTCCATTAACTAAGAGCTAAGAGCTATAGGCAGACAGGCTGGGGATGGCTACTTATCAGCCGGAAGCTAGGCTACTACCTCAGCGCCATTTCTTACGTGGCCTCGTCCAGCCCTCAGTTTGCATCCTCCCAAGATGGTAGTAGAAGGCACATCAGGCATCTTTTCTCTGTGGGCCTTCTGTTTTAGCTCCACCCTGTCCTTCTCCTGACCCCGCAGCTCCTGTTTGATGCAAGGAAACAGGATTGTCACTTCCAGTTGAGCCCATTAGTCACGGTAAGTGAATTCGTGCTGGGGTTTCCAAAGCTCTGCCCCATTGTGCCACGTTCTCTACCCTCCTGCCCTCTCGGCCTCAGCCGTTCTTCTCCCTGGACAGCATCAACAAAGAGCTGGCCGCTTTCCACAccactgaggtataatttaacGTTCTCGTATGTCATCTCCCTTCTAGTATTGTAGAAAATagagtttgcattttttattcaCCTTTTTGCTTTGTAAGATACATATGAGGAGAAGAAAGTTATCTTGTGCCACATATTCACACCAAACTGTTGTCTTGAAGTGAACGTAAAATGAGGGGATGTCCTCAGAGTCAGTGGGGCGTTGATCACCTGAACAGAGTGGTCTTGGAAGGCCCTTGATTAATATACCcagtgctggggcgcctgagtggcacagcggttaagcgtctgccttcggctcagggcgtgatcccagcgttgtgggatcgagccccacatcaggctcctccgctatgagcctgcttcttcctctcccactcNACACCAAACTGTTGTCTTGAAGTGAACGTAAAATGAGGGGATGTCCTCAGAGTCAAGGCGGGGCGTTGATCACCTGAACAGAGTACAGTCGAACCTGTAGAATTGTCTGCCATTCCAAGGAGAGTGTGGGAGAGATGAGGGATCCCAGATTGGGGAAACTCCTAGTaagctgagaaaaaaaacaaattatttaagaaaatgaattaaaagaaaccAGTTGGAAATCAAGTTTGCCAGTACTATTTTGCTCAACTGTTTGAAAATTTGTTAAGCCAAGGATTATATTGCAAACTTTTATGCTTTAAAACAACTTTTGTCAgttcttcaagatttttttttaagtttttgttgttgttttaatttaaaattcatcttcATTCAATAATGGCTGCCCTGGATTATTTCTAAGAAGAAACTTTTTAGATAAATTGAGGACCAGCAATAAAGTATTgtttaggggcaactgggtggctcagttgttaagcatcggactcttgattgtggctcatgtcatgatctcatgatcatGAGATCGAGTGCTATGCTGGGTTCTGCACTGGGtctggagactgcttaagattctctctctccctctgctcctcccccctacttgtgcacaggcatgctttctctctctctctctctgtctctcaaataaataaataaatctttaaaaaatattgtgtaaaATGGATCTTATAGGCAAAGATAAATCTAAAATAAGATTCGATACATTAAAattatgtgtgcacacacaaatgtatatagaaattgatatagagattataaaataggacgtatttctatatattatattgtatattatatattacatatagNNNNNNNNNNNNNNNNNNNNNNNNNNNNNNNNNNNNNNNNNNNNNNNNNNNNNNNNNNNNNNNNNNNNNNNNNNNNNNNNNNNNNNNNNNNNNNNNNNNNNNNNNNNNNNNNNNNNNNNNNNNNNNNNNNNNNNNNNNNNNNNNNNNNNNNNNNNNNNNNNNNNNNNNNNNNNNNNNNNNNNNNNNNNNNNNNNNNNNNNNNNNNNNNNNNNNNNNNNNNNNNNNNNNNNNNNNNNNNNNNNNNNNNNNNNNNNNNNNNNNNNNNNNNNNNNNNNNNNNNNNNNNNNNNNNNNNNNNNNNNNNNNNNNNNNNNNNNNNNNNNNNNNNNNNNNNNNNNNNNNNNNNNNNNNNNNNNNNNNNNNNNNNNNNNNNNNNNNNNNNNNNNNNNNNNNNNNNNNNNNNNNNNNNNNNNNN
This window of the Ailuropoda melanoleuca isolate Jingjing chromosome 2, ASM200744v2, whole genome shotgun sequence genome carries:
- the LOC117796493 gene encoding gamma-crystallin F, with amino-acid sequence MGKITFYEDRGFQGRHYECSGDHPNLQPYFSRCNSIRVDSGCWMLYEQPNYAGCQYFLRRGDYPDYQQWLGLSDSVRSCRLIPHTSSHRIRIYEREDYRGQMVEITEDCSSLHDRFHFSEIHSFHVLEGYWVLYELPNYRGRQYLLRPGDYRRYHDWGATSARVGSLRRAVDYY